One genomic segment of Terriglobia bacterium includes these proteins:
- a CDS encoding PadR family transcriptional regulator, with protein MSKPTDLVQGTLDLLILKTIALEPMHGWGIAQRIRQVSRDVLQVNQGALYPALHRLEQSGWIRARWGESDNNRRAKFYSMTPSGRRYLERERANWQRLSAAIGLVLETM; from the coding sequence CCGACCGATTTGGTCCAAGGCACGCTGGACCTTTTGATTCTCAAGACGATCGCCCTTGAACCGATGCACGGCTGGGGGATCGCCCAACGCATCCGGCAGGTATCAAGAGACGTGCTTCAGGTGAATCAGGGAGCGCTTTACCCCGCTCTGCATCGACTCGAACAAAGCGGATGGATCAGAGCCAGGTGGGGGGAGTCCGACAATAACCGCCGGGCCAAGTTTTATTCGATGACGCCGTCCGGGCGGAGGTATCTGGAGCGGGAGCGAGCCAACTGGCAGAGGCTTTCTGCAGCCATTGGTCTTGTCCTGGAAACCATGTGA